A window of the Salmo trutta chromosome 25, fSalTru1.1, whole genome shotgun sequence genome harbors these coding sequences:
- the LOC115162124 gene encoding F-box only protein 33 — protein MLFVFHIESSGTVPLSHNLTTVIFTLLFANNSLVACAMALCGGVGAMALPSELIVHIFSFLSDRDKLRASSVCSRWRECLFYPSLWTELKLRVGGGSNGGGYGSEQTPRLDFLMRKFGSFVHELQLEFAPVEGYLRPLNGVEGRMESVESDPQFPDRWKDAIITYLDQVLCVLGCIRNNRNLQKLSLYGDTSVLQDEGILDSTYLNQVDQGGVKIKEIQQLLVEVLSNSRQMKWLSSAFMLGVVTPCSLASLSNPSAASLEHLSLLDNQLPCLSSPVELERLVHLRSLALDFCDFTSEMCRLLAGGHRAPLHRLSLMVNGAALEAKPLDCTASEDDWKALVRRCANLRVYMMALDVSSQDLLRVLKPSLPLERIHLDSYSTLVTDGTLELISQQYNKTLSHFVLMRDDTGFPDLSVNRNEDPLVLLTWRCVHLSVLVIHGYTVWSHNLVAISRLRGSSLKVLAVSEESIDFDPDQGVFMEGDPVHNLVKEVSQGLGRIWHPSMDSNLVLSEPTQHFHREMQSFSLGM, from the exons ATGTTGTTTGTTTTCCACATAGAGAGTAGCGGAACAGTACCGTTGTCGCACAATCTTACAACGGTTATATTTACACTTTTGTTTGCGAATAATAGTTTAGTGGCCTGCGCCATGGCGCTGTGCGGGGGTGTTGGAGCCATGGCTTTACCAAGCGAGCTTATCGTCCACATATTTTCATTCTTGTCCGACCGTGACAAGCTTCGGGCCTCGTCCGTGTGCTCTCGCTGGAGGGAGTGTCTGTTTTACCCATCGCTTTGGACGGAGCTCAAGTTGCGTGTCGGAGGTGGCTCGAATGGGGGAGGCTATGGCTCCGAACAGACCCCAAGATTAGACTTTCTCATGAGGAAGTTTGGCTCCTTCGTGCACGAGTTACAGCTCGAGTTTGCCCCAGTTGAAGGATATCTAAGGCCATTGAATGGTGTGGAGGGCAGGATGGAATCTGTCGAAAGCGACCCTCAGTTCCCCGACCGCTGGAAAGACGCAATTATCACCTATTTGGACCAGGTGTTGTGTGTCCTCGGATGTATTCGAAACAACAG AAATCTCCAGAAGCTGAGTCTGTATGGGGATACCAGCGTTCTTCAGGATGAGGGCATTCTGGACAGTACCTATCTCAACCAGGTTGACCAAGGAGGAGTGAAAATCAAAGA AATCCAGCAGCTGTTAGTGGAAGTTTTGTCTAACAGCAGGCAGATGAAGTGGCTGTCCTCAGCCTTCATGCTGGGTGTGGTGACCCCCTGCTCCCTGGCCTCTCTGTCCAACCCCAGCGCTGCCTCCCTGGAGCACCTCAGCCTGTTGGACAACCAGCTGCCCTGCCTGTCCTCCCCTGTGGAGCTGGAGCGCCTTGTCCACCTGCGTTCCCTGGCCCTCGACTTCTGTGACTTCACCTCTGAGATGTGCCGCCTGCTGGCTGGAGGACACCGTGCTCCACTACACCGCCTCTCCTTGATGGTGAATGGCGCCGCTCTGGAGGCCAAGCCACTGGATTGCACCGCCAGTGAGGATGACTGGAAGGCCCTGGTCCGACGCTGCGCTAACCTGCGGGTCTACATGATGGCCCTGGATGTGTCCAGCCAGGACCTGCTGAGGGTGTTAAAGCCCAGCCTGCCCCTGGAGAGGATCCACCTGGACAGCTACTCCACCCTGGTCACAGATGGCACTCTGGAGCTCATTTCCCAGCAGTACAACAAGACCCTGAGCCACTTCGTCCTGATGAGGGATGACACCGGCTTCCCTGACCTCAGCGTCAACCGCAACGAAGACCCGCTGGTCCTACTGACCTGGCGCTGCGTACACCTCTCTGTCCTGGTCATCCATG GCTACACTGTGTGGTCCCACAACCTGGTGGCCATCTCCCGTCTACGTGGCTCCAGCCTCAAGGTCCTGGCTGTGTCCGAGGAGAGTATCGACTTCGACCCGGACCAGGGTGTCTTCATGGAGGGTGACCCCGTCCACAACCTGGTGAAGGAGGTGTCCCAGGGCCTGGGGCGCATCTGGCACCCCTCCATGGACTCCAACTTGGTCCTCAGCGAGCCCACCCAGCACTTCCACAGGGAGATGCAGAGCTTCAGCCTGGGCATGTAG
- the fam177a1 gene encoding protein FAM177A1: MAELSLYLTNVNISLGKAMDAEKSSNMVKEFESVELGDIGMKKQKVPRRTIYFASGETMEEYSTDEEEEEEVQASIAVKTSADPSRLTWGPYFLFHMWRVATSTISVCDYLGERMASLFGITSPKYQYAIDEYYRMKKEEEEEEEENRLSEEAERRFEERDQEMQQPAMEQPEGKASFVNVTFELDQDATPDANRFPAPIPT, translated from the exons ATGGCAGAGCTGTCGCTATATCTCACTAATGTCAACATCTCTTTGGGGAAAGCTATGGACGCCGAAAAG AGCTCCAATATGGTGAAGGAGTTTGAGAGTGTGGAGCTGGGAGACATAGGGATGAAGAAGCAGAAGGTGCCCCGAAGAACGATTTACTTTGCCAGTGGAGAGACCATGGAGGAATACAGCACagatgaagaagaagaggaggaagtgcAAGCTTCTATAGCTGTTAAGACCTCAGCTGACCCT TCCAGGTTGACTTGGGGTCCATATTTTTTGTTTCACATGTGGAGAGTGGCAACCTCCACTATTTCAG TTTGTGACTATCTTGGGGAGAGAATGGCCTCATTGTTTGGCATTACCTCACCTAAGTACCAGTATGCTATTGACGAGTACTACAGAATGAAAAAGGAG gaggaggaggaggaggaggagaaccggCTGTCTGAGGAGGCAGAGCGTCGTTTTGAGGAGCGTGACCAGGAGATGCAGCAGCCAGCCATGGAGCAGCCGGAGGGTAAAGCCTCCTTTGTCAACGTCACCTTTGAGCTGGATCAAGATGCCACACCTGATGCCAACAGATTCCCTGCACCCATCCCCACCTAA